From one Macrobrachium nipponense isolate FS-2020 chromosome 37, ASM1510439v2, whole genome shotgun sequence genomic stretch:
- the LOC135208953 gene encoding uncharacterized protein LOC135208953, which yields MPRKFQHPYHALPWFLEEDSETSEDFEYIDGRIYVRGEERDVLPLWPDDDDEIMREQLAAEAEASSAGRDDEEVTTSNAMAPPLIDPRRAVLLPGYSQDSLPLWRRKPDPPEYVNGASRTSRANRKFEIPQIIESPKANDAAAAHGKGGGGGGGGGDVRPTTSADNGHSLAPKNADNVRRSSTLSRINEMLQRARSEVFEGDEAIASTRARLRLLLRNHDDSER from the coding sequence ATGCCACGCAAATTCCAGCATCCCTACCACGCCCTGCCATGGTTCCTGGAGGAGGACAGTGAGACGTCGGAGGACTTCGAGTACATCGACGGCCGCATCTATGTGCGGGGAGAGGAGAGGGACGTCCTGCCCCTCTGGCCCGACGACGACGATGAGATAATGCGAGAGCAGCTGGCCGCCGAGGCCGAGGCTTCTTCGGCCGGACGCGACGACGAGGAGGTGACCACCTCCAACGCCATGGCCCCCCCGCTCATCGACCCCCGCAGGGCAGTCCTCCTCCCCGGCTACAGCCAGGACAGCCTCCCCCTCTGGAGGAGGAAGCCCGACCCGCCCGAGTACGTCAACGGGGCGTCGCGGACGTCGAGGGCCAACAGGAAGTTCGAGATCCCGCAGATCATCGAGAGCCCCAAGGCGAACGACGCCGCCGCCGCCCACGGGAAGGGCGGCGGAGGCGGGGGCGGAGGCGGGGACGTCCGTCCGACGACTTCGGCGGACAACGGGCATTCCCTGGCGCCCAAGAACGCCGACAACGTCCGCAGGTCCTCGACGCTCTCCAGGATCAACGAGATGCTGCAGCGGGCCCGCTCCGAGGTGTTCGAGGGCGACGAGGCCATCGCCTCCACCCGAGCCAGGCTCCGGCTGCTGCTCAGGAACCACGACGACTCTGAAAGGTAG